The following DNA comes from Hordeum vulgare subsp. vulgare chromosome 3H, MorexV3_pseudomolecules_assembly, whole genome shotgun sequence.
CAGCTCCGGCGAGGGCTGCGCGGCACGAGCCAAACGGCGGGCGAGGTCGTCGGGGCTGAGGCGAAGGCGCGGCGTGGAGCCCCAGCTTCAGGACCGATTCTGAAACAAGGATCCAGTTTCACGAAACGGTTTGTGACTAGGTCGCTGCTTCGTTGGCGCCGGCACGGTATCATCCATCAGATCAAGGCAAATCAATGGACGAGTTGGTGGCGGATGGATCGCGTGGATCAGCCAGCGAGAGGTAAGAGTTTTCCTTTATAAAACTGTTTTCTTAGGGTTTATAAAACGGGTTGAAAGCATGTTTCGAAAGGAAAAAAGATGAGCTGGCTGATTAGTTTCCATATTAATAAGGTGTTTGTGCACGCGTGGGTTGGTGCAGTCCATGCCGTCTCGGCTTCAAGTTAAGAGTCCGGATGCATTAAGGTGTTGCATGTTCGCGTGTACTTATAATACACGGCACGACTTGAATCAACCAACCAGAGAGAACAGGGAGGCAAATAGAGAAGCCGGAAAAGCTCTGTCTCCTGCGTCCTGTGTTGTTCGTGAACTCCGACGAATCGAAGAGGAGCGTCCATCAATCGACTTTCCACGGCTTGGACGCACGACGGCACGAGCGTCAGTACCGAcgagttcacccaccatctacataGTCCAGTTCAGATTTCAGTTATATTTTGCCCATCCGCCATGTCATTTGCCGGCGTGTCTATCATCGACTACGGTAAGGCCAGCGGCCACGCCATCGACGTCTCCGCGGCCAGCGGGTACCACCTGCTTGTTGTTAACCGCTACTGTCGTACGAAATACTATGCATCTGTATCTACTGTCAGGATGATCCAGTCTCTCCCTTTCAAGGTAGGCGGGCATCGTTGGTGCATCCAGTACTTCCCTGATGGCAACGCGGAAGAGTGTGCCAACTCGGTGTCTCTCTTCCTTGCCCTTCTCGATGAGAATGTCACCGAGGCTCTCAAGGTGCAGTACGATTTCAGTTTCGTCGACGACCTTGAGAAGCAAGATTCGGCCTATATTCGTGCAAACGAGCCACACTGTTTCTCCAGCAGCCATCCAGCTTGGGGTTACGATGGTTTCATCAAAAGAGACGCCCTTCAGAAATCAAAGCATCTCAACAAGGATTGTTTCACCATCCGATGTGACCTCGTCATTGCCACCACGGTCGATCTCTCCATCAAGGTGCCACCTTCTACCATACATCAACATATCAACGACCTCCTCCTGTCCAAGGAAGGAACTGACGTGACATTCCATGTTGGCGGCGAGACGTTCGTTGCCCACCGGTGCGTGCTCGCGGCTCGGTCCACGGTCTTCAAGGCAGAGCTCTTTGGCCCCACGAAGGAAGGCACAGTAGCAAGCGTTGTGCAAATACAAGACATGGAAGCCAAAGTGTTTAGGGCCTTGCTTAACTTTGTTTACACCGACTCACTGCCCGGTACGGAGATAGACATGGGGGAGGAGAAAAAGAGTGGGCAAGAAGCATTATGGTTGCAACATTTGCTTGCGGCGGCGGATAGATATGATCTCCAAAGACTGAAAGTACTATGTGAAGAAAAGCTATGCAAACACATAGACGTGAAGTCAGTGAAAACTATTTTTACTCTCGCTGAGCGGCACAACTGTTGTGGATTGAAGGAGGTGTGCCTTGAATTCCTCAAGGCTCCTGCTAATTTGAAAGAAATAACCGCCGCTGATGTCTTCGACGATATAATTAGGACATGCCCCTTTCTTTTAAAGGAGCTCATCGGCAAATTTGCTTCCTAAAATGGACAAAAAATGGTTAGTTCATGAGACCTATGCTTCTAAGTCGAATCCTTACTTCTTCCCACCATCCGATGTATAATGTATTACATGCATGTTGTGTGAGTAAAGACATTTTACTTGCATGCATGTGTGCATACTTTCTAGACTTTTACTTCGCCACTTATATAAGCAACACGCTGTCATATATGTTCATATGTTTCTTTTCTTAATCAGCCAGGATTTGAACCATCTTATCATTTTCTCTCTTTCCTTCAGGCGACAGATCAGGTGAAGGCAGTGGCTTGGACAATGTAGCTGCATAATGCCCCTCAGTTCTAAAAGATATTAGTGCCCAACTTGCTTCCCTTAAGGATTACTAGCTAGCAGTAGTGGAGAACCCGCCTTTAATCCTGCTTGGAgacggcctttagtcccgggttgctaACCGAGACTAAAGAGTGGGGACTAAAGGGTCTAATCTTTAGTTCCGGTTGGCCACACCCCGAGACTAAAGTCCCTCCACGTGGCAGGGAGCGAGCGTGCGGACTAAAGagtttgtgtttttttgttgtatttaggattttagggtttagggtttatagtttattttgtgtttttcatttaattattttttatttcaaacatattttacgCTACTACATACTCTACGCGTTGATGTATAtataatatactccctccgtcctaaaattcttgtcttaacttTGTCTAGAAATAGATATATCTAAATACtaaacttgactagatacattcatatctaaacaaatctaagacaagaattttgggacggaggaagtaattTCCCGTATGaccatacatacatatacatataacatatatatatatatatatatatatatatatatatatatatatatatatatatatatatatatatatatatatatatataatttagtaTATATGCAATTTCTCCTATACAATTTGGAGATCACTACATATAATGGTATTCTCCGTTTCTAGGTATGACCTTATTAAGAAAAAATCCCGCAATTTCCTTTTAAATTGCACTTATGCAGTTCTCTGATAGGAGCTTCTTCCGCATTTCATCAATCTTTAGACAAACAAGATCAATAtaaatatattagttgtatatatatTAGATCATCACAAAAAAAATGTGAATAGTGTTTACATACCTGACGATGTTGTTCATTAAAGCGTCGGCATTCGATCACCATGCAAATGTTCTCGCAAACGTAATATGCGCATAAATTAGTCCCATGTTGCTGGCTCATGCATTTCACGAGAATAAAATTCAATCACATAATAATCAAGAAACATAATGCTATTGAAACGGGATTAAAGAGATGCACAGACCTAGCTATACTACTTCATTAATTACCTTGACCACTTTCCAACGCAGCTTCGGTTCCCATCATCCCTAACCTCTTTGATGAACCGTTTCCAAACCCTACCCGACAAAGGAAATGAATAAGAAGTTATTAATtacttgataaatcaggaaatgaacgaaagagACCGATGTAgctagtgcgataatgattgaaattacatgCCGAGCATTTTAATTACGCTGGTGTAATCTTCAGGATTTTTATTTATTGAGTCTTTGACTTcaacaatttcaggatcaactctaATGTTTAGCAGCATCGAGTGGAACCTGCGCATGTTTATATAAGcaggcatgcataactcatcaactacacttaacatcgagtaagaaaaatagaatttataatacaagagagtaacactcacttgaagttgtaaggccaTAGTACTTCTGTTTTGTTATTTTGTTCCTTGAAGAACCTTAGCAAGTTCCTCTCTGAGTTTTCGGGGAAGTCTTCTACCAATTTTCCAGTAAGGgtatatgggtcaatgaacccaatggcgTAGATTTCGCTCTTTTTTGCATTCAAGAATCTTTATTCTGCACTAGCAAAagcgcccgtgcgttgcaacgggagaaaataattataatcttcaatgatgatgatcacattaTGTCGGGATGCTGATCCTCAAGACCTAAGTTGGGAGACTTCCCGTATGCTATGGAGATTCGCAGGCGGTCATGTATAGCGGTGACGACGACGGTGCGTCCTCGGCTCATTCCGGTGGATGCGGCAGTTCAATGGCCCCTTAGGGACTTCGTAGTAATTATTTATCTTTGTGGAGAGCTATTTTGTATCTTGTTGGGTTTATTAATAGATTTGTGGGCCTATTCGCAAAGAAAAATATGATAAATTATGTTGCACAAAAAATAAAGGTGGGGTGATTTGTTTGTGTGCTCAAGGTGTTTCTAAAAATCTTTATGGACACAATTTtaaacaatatgaaaatcaaatTAAGCCATTTGTTTACATAAATGGCGAAGGAAATATATACAATAGGCAACCTAAGTGTAATTTCAGAAACAAGCAACATGGAAGATAATAGCATATTTAAAATCTACAAATTTTTCTGATGGATTTTTATATGTAATATGTTAGATttagaattgatatttgaatagcATATTTAAAATCTACATATTTTTCTGATGAATTTTTATATGTAATATGTTATATTTAGAATTTTTATttgaaagatatgaatatttGAAAAGGTATTTTAATCTACcgaaaaaataaacaaagaatTGCTCGCCCAATACAGTCCTATAGATTCGTAGAGAAAAGGGGGTAAAAAAGATttagaattgatatttgaatagcATATTTAAAATCTACATATTTTTCTGATGAATTTTTATATGTAATATGTTAGATTTAGAATTGTTATttgaaagatatgaatatttGAAAAGGTATTTTAATCTGCcgaaaaaataaacaaagaatTGCTCGCCCAATACAGTCCTATAGATTCGTAGAGAAAAGGGGGTAAAAAAAGTAGTGAAGGAAAAAAGATGGTGGTAGATGGGATCgaaccacgctctcccgtgcaggtGAGAGAGGCGTTAGCCACCAGGCTGCCCGTGAGCCTGTTATTTTCTATGGAATTTTCGTGTATATGAACCAAAGAGGATGGCTAATGTTTCAACCCGAACCGTTTTTCTACTTAcccgtggcatggtgggtaattattTGCAACTTCGGGGGCAATCtcatgacggacgacagaagcaatatctgctttattattagggagagataatagcatagaaaagaatatagtgaggataattacagGCAATGAACAAGCTGAGCTGGAGACTTAAAttacagaaagaaatcacttGCAAACAATAGCAACTGACGATAGATTTATCGAGTacgtcttgattgtataactgaaacaaTTTCTCAAACTCAATGAATAGATCGTTTTCATAGAAGTAATGCTTTTccttgactttcaccatgaggTGCATCGCCCGTTGGCAACTGCttccatgtaccactcatgcaatcttcgcatttgtCTTGTTAGCTGCGGTATCTGCTTAGGTTTGACCAGAGGTTGCCCGATGACATATTGTCGTGCTACTTCAACCACGGGGATATCCTCAATGCCTCGGAGTTGATTAGAACTTAGATCGATGTTTGTAGCAGCATCACTCATCACCTTGAGAGGGGAAGGGGGGTCGATTGCATTGCCTGTCCTTCGAGCTGGGGAACTGTTTTCCCGCTTTTTTACTATGTGTAGGTCTTGACTCATGCAATTGTTTTTTATGTAATATCCTAACATAGTGGTCATAGTCTAATGGCCTATTCGCCACATATGACGGGGGTCGCTGAAGAAATTCCACAAAGTGGTCTATGATTTTCTCAGGTATTTTCTCATTTGGCAATGGGGGCGGATTCGGTGCAAAATGGGCTTTCACTTCGGATGCCACGACCTCGTCCAGTTCCTCGTCAGTCTTATCGTAAGCTAGCTTGTTTTTGGCAGCAGGCTCGTCTTTAACTTTCTTTTTTGTAGCTTCCTTCTGAACAGGATTAGTCCTCGACGGAGCGGTAGTCTTCCGCTTTTGGCCTTGCTGGGACATAGGGAGTGGAGTCGGCTGACGCGACAGAGATCGACGTGGACTCGCGCTAGGCTCCATGATCTCGACGTCgggtggagtcggctgacgcGGCGGAGATTGAGGTGTATTGCTACTCGGagtagtcggtggccttggcgccgagTTTGGAAACACGATGCATTCCTTTCTCCATAAAATGACACAATGTGCGACCTCTTCGATTATCTCCTCCCCTTCACCTCTATGAATGTCAAGCTCTAGTGACTCATATCTCGGCAgaacttcatccaccccgactttaccaTAGCTGGTTGCTCCAGGTGCACTCGGTAAAGCACAGATGaccgccaccttcatggatatgttcttcatTTTCTGGTGTAGCTCACAAATTATCCTCTCTTtgatatcatccacggggtagcgagccaGCAGTGCATCATCGGCCCGGACCCCCGTGGAAACCATGCTGCTTTTTCGCATAGATGGGACGGCAGTATCATCCCATGTTGGATCTACTTGCTCCCGGCGCGGAGATACCCTTTGCTCGCTAATTGTGTTCAGTTGCTCCTTTTGCCGCTTTACTATGCGGTATAACTCCTTGTTAATTTATTTCTACCCTGTGAATACGGTCTACATCATGCTTCTTTTTCCTCTGCCAGCTTCTATAAGTGTCGTTCCACTCCAAAAACCCATGAACCGACAGAACAACGCCTTTGCCTCGTGTTCATactccgtgttcaggattccccAGGGCACGTGTAAGCTCGTCGTTCTTTCTCTCGGGCTGGAACACCCCATTTTGAGCACCTTCTACTGCCTTAATTATAGCGTCTGAGACTTTTCTAAGATCCGCCTTTGCAATAATTTGCCATGTCACTAGGTCCAACTTTCCCCCATGCGCATAAAACCAAGTCCTGGACCTCTCGAGCCAATGTGGTGTAGCTGGAATGCCCCCTTCTGCAACCATCTTGCCCTCAACTGCTTCCCACTTAGGCAGGGCTCTTTCATCTTCTCTAGTGCTCtagtgaattctggagtcttctttTCTGCCATGATATAGTTGTTGCATA
Coding sequences within:
- the LOC123440450 gene encoding BTB/POZ and MATH domain-containing protein 3-like, coding for MSFAGVSIIDYGKASGHAIDVSAASGYHLLVVNRYCRTKYYASVSTVRMIQSLPFKVGGHRWCIQYFPDGNAEECANSVSLFLALLDENVTEALKVQYDFSFVDDLEKQDSAYIRANEPHCFSSSHPAWGYDGFIKRDALQKSKHLNKDCFTIRCDLVIATTVDLSIKVPPSTIHQHINDLLLSKEGTDVTFHVGGETFVAHRCVLAARSTVFKAELFGPTKEGTVASVVQIQDMEAKVFRALLNFVYTDSLPGTEIDMGEEKKSGQEALWLQHLLAAADRYDLQRLKVLCEEKLCKHIDVKSVKTIFTLAERHNCCGLKEVCLEFLKAPANLKEITAADVFDDIIRTCPFLLKELIGKFAS